In Pollutimonas sp. M17, a single genomic region encodes these proteins:
- a CDS encoding DUF1330 domain-containing protein gives MPAYAVAIISETRPNDEIRAYLEQIDSTLQPFAGQFIIHGGPYLSLEGEPTADLVVIKFPDLERASRWYDSPAYQAIKALRTANSVGTVFLVQGVPADHRAMDILA, from the coding sequence ATGCCAGCTTATGCCGTCGCCATCATTTCCGAAACGCGTCCGAACGACGAGATCCGCGCCTATCTCGAGCAAATCGACTCGACACTCCAGCCGTTCGCAGGCCAATTCATCATCCACGGCGGGCCGTATCTTTCGTTGGAGGGCGAGCCGACGGCAGACCTGGTCGTCATCAAGTTTCCCGATCTGGAGCGTGCGTCGCGCTGGTATGATTCGCCGGCCTACCAAGCGATAAAAGCATTAAGGACGGCAAACAGCGTTGGGACAGTGTTTCTTGTCCAGGGTGTGCCGGCAGATCACCGCGCTATGGACATTCTTGCTTGA
- the gcvP gene encoding aminomethyl-transferring glycine dehydrogenase yields MLRELDPHSDFIPRHIGPGQADQAKMLAAIGVPDLHSLIQEVVPPSILKRGALNLPASRSEADALAELKEIAGRNQVFRNYIGQGYYGTHVPNVILRNILENPAWYTAYTPYQPEISQGRLEALLNYQTMVADLTGLDIANASLLDEGTAAAEAMTLARRGSRSKSKVFFASLHCHPQTIELLRTRASGLDIDVVVGDEAQGLPECFGVLLQYPHSLGSFADYRALTESAHAQGAVVAVATDLLALALLAAPGEWGADIAIGSAQRFGVPMGYGGPHAGFMACKDAFKRNMPGRLVGVSKDSQGAPALRLALQTREQHIRREKATSNICTAQVLLAVMAGMYAVWHGPAGLKRIAQRVAYLTAFLRDSLSELGVRSVNGQFFDTLLLDTGAATPAIVKAAQAASINLRQVDGKQLAVSLDETVTVDDVHALLQVFAEGLGKSWDAAVKRMLPAQHGIPSTLLRQSAILSHPVFSRIQSETDMLRYLRSLADKDLALDRTMIPLGSCTMKLNATAEMIPVTWPEFGAMHPFAPASQSQGYQELIDRLSAALCEITGYDSISLQPNSGAQGEFAGLLAIRGYHQANGQHQRNVCLIPASAHGTNPASAQLAGMDVVVVASDDNGNVDVADLKAKIASVGDRLAALMITYPSTHGVFETAVTEICALVHDAGGQVYLDGANMNAMVGLAQPGKFGSDVSHLNLHKTFCIPHGGGGPGVGPVAVRSHLAPYLPGIVDESGQLPEGVAVGPVSAAPYGSASILPIPYLYITMMGSEGLLQATEVAILNANYIAARLRDHYPVLYAGKNGRVAHECILDIRPIKDACGISNEDIAKRLVDYGFHAPTMSFPVAGTLMVEPTESEGLAELDRFIDAMIAIREEIAQVERGEKDAQDNVLRNAPHTAQMLLSTEWHHDYTREKAAYPVASLRDGKYWPPVSRVDNAFGDRNLVCSCPPMSAYEDDAAAVVSEASA; encoded by the coding sequence ATGTTGCGTGAACTAGACCCTCATTCCGATTTCATTCCCCGGCACATTGGCCCGGGCCAGGCCGACCAGGCCAAGATGCTGGCTGCGATCGGCGTGCCCGACCTGCACAGCCTGATCCAGGAAGTCGTGCCCCCCAGCATCCTGAAGCGCGGCGCGCTTAACCTTCCGGCTTCGCGCAGCGAGGCCGATGCCTTGGCCGAGCTGAAGGAAATCGCCGGGCGGAATCAGGTGTTCCGCAACTATATCGGACAAGGGTATTACGGCACTCATGTGCCCAATGTCATCCTGCGCAACATCCTGGAGAACCCCGCCTGGTACACGGCCTACACGCCCTATCAGCCGGAGATCTCGCAGGGCCGGCTGGAAGCGCTGCTGAATTACCAGACCATGGTGGCCGATCTTACCGGCCTGGACATCGCCAACGCCTCGCTGCTGGACGAGGGCACGGCGGCGGCCGAAGCCATGACCCTGGCGCGCCGCGGCTCGCGCTCCAAGAGCAAGGTGTTCTTCGCATCGCTGCATTGCCATCCACAGACAATAGAACTGCTGCGCACCCGCGCCAGCGGCCTGGACATCGACGTGGTGGTGGGCGACGAGGCGCAAGGCCTGCCCGAGTGCTTCGGCGTCCTGCTTCAGTATCCGCACAGCCTGGGCAGCTTTGCCGATTACCGTGCCCTGACCGAATCCGCGCATGCTCAGGGCGCCGTGGTGGCCGTGGCCACCGACTTGCTGGCGCTGGCTTTGCTGGCCGCGCCGGGCGAATGGGGCGCTGATATCGCCATCGGTTCGGCGCAGCGCTTCGGCGTGCCCATGGGCTACGGCGGCCCGCACGCCGGCTTCATGGCCTGCAAGGACGCGTTCAAGCGCAACATGCCGGGCCGCCTGGTCGGCGTATCCAAGGACAGCCAGGGCGCGCCCGCCTTGCGGCTGGCCTTGCAGACGCGCGAGCAACACATACGCCGCGAGAAAGCCACCTCCAACATCTGCACCGCGCAGGTGCTGTTGGCCGTGATGGCCGGCATGTACGCCGTCTGGCACGGCCCCGCCGGCCTCAAGCGCATCGCCCAGCGTGTCGCCTACCTGACGGCCTTCCTGCGCGATTCACTGTCCGAACTGGGCGTGAGGTCGGTCAACGGCCAGTTCTTCGATACCTTGCTGCTGGACACCGGCGCGGCCACCCCGGCCATCGTCAAGGCGGCGCAGGCGGCCTCGATCAATTTGCGGCAAGTGGACGGCAAGCAACTGGCCGTGTCGCTGGACGAAACCGTGACCGTCGACGACGTGCATGCCCTGCTGCAGGTTTTCGCTGAAGGCCTGGGCAAATCCTGGGACGCTGCGGTCAAGCGCATGCTGCCCGCGCAGCACGGCATTCCCTCCACCTTGCTGCGCCAGTCGGCCATCCTGTCGCATCCGGTGTTCTCGCGCATTCAATCCGAAACCGACATGCTGCGCTATTTGCGCAGCCTGGCCGACAAGGACCTGGCCCTGGATCGCACCATGATCCCGCTGGGCTCGTGCACCATGAAGCTGAACGCCACGGCCGAGATGATCCCCGTCACCTGGCCCGAGTTCGGCGCCATGCATCCGTTCGCGCCGGCCTCGCAAAGCCAGGGCTACCAAGAGCTTATCGACCGCCTGTCGGCCGCCTTGTGCGAGATCACCGGCTACGATTCGATCAGCCTGCAGCCCAATTCGGGCGCCCAGGGCGAGTTCGCGGGCTTGCTGGCGATACGCGGCTACCATCAGGCCAACGGCCAGCATCAGCGCAACGTATGCTTGATTCCCGCGTCGGCGCACGGCACGAATCCGGCGTCGGCCCAGTTGGCCGGCATGGACGTGGTCGTGGTGGCATCCGACGACAACGGCAACGTGGACGTGGCCGACCTGAAAGCCAAGATCGCCAGCGTGGGCGACCGGCTTGCCGCCCTGATGATTACCTATCCGTCCACGCACGGCGTGTTCGAGACGGCGGTCACCGAGATCTGCGCGCTGGTGCACGACGCCGGCGGCCAGGTCTACCTGGACGGCGCCAACATGAACGCCATGGTCGGCCTGGCTCAGCCCGGCAAGTTCGGCTCCGACGTGTCGCACTTGAACCTGCACAAGACCTTCTGCATTCCGCACGGCGGCGGCGGGCCGGGCGTGGGCCCGGTGGCCGTGCGCTCGCATCTGGCGCCTTACCTGCCGGGCATCGTCGACGAGTCGGGTCAGTTGCCGGAAGGTGTAGCGGTGGGCCCCGTTTCGGCGGCGCCTTACGGCTCGGCCAGCATCCTGCCCATACCGTATCTGTACATCACCATGATGGGCTCGGAAGGCCTGTTGCAGGCTACGGAAGTGGCCATACTGAACGCGAACTACATTGCGGCGCGCCTGCGCGACCATTACCCGGTGCTGTACGCGGGCAAGAACGGCCGCGTGGCGCACGAGTGCATACTGGACATCCGGCCGATCAAGGATGCTTGCGGGATCTCGAACGAGGACATCGCCAAGCGCCTGGTGGATTACGGTTTCCATGCGCCGACGATGAGCTTCCCGGTGGCGGGCACGCTGATGGTGGAGCCCACGGAGTCGGAAGGCTTGGCTGAGCTGGACCGCTTCATCGATGCGATGATCGCGATACGGGAAGAGATCGCCCAGGTGGAACGCGGCGAGAAGGACGCGCAGGACAATGTGCTGCGCAATGCGCCGCATACGGCCCAGATGCTGCTGTCGACGGAATGGCACCACGATTACACGCGTGAGAAGGCGGCTTATCCGGTGGCAAGCTTGCGGGATGGGAAGTATTGGCCGCCGGTTTCGCGGGTGGACAATGCGTTCGGGGACAGGAATCTGGTGTGTTCCTGCCCGCCCATGTCGGCGTATGAGGACGATGCGGCGGCTGTGGTGTCGGAGGCTTCGGCTTAA
- a CDS encoding LysR family transcriptional regulator produces the protein MLDNVTINQLRAFVAVCDQGSFSAAAHKLRRAQSAISHAIKALESAFDVELFERNTRKAQLTAAGHSLLPDARAVISRTEEMKNRASAIASAGAPQVSIAIDAYFPRAHLIDCLMTLQAEFSTAVIDLRITTMQGGEKLVLEGVCALAVTIQNVPEVDPDAMERHWLCQADMVTVCAPSHPLASILKPIPKDEFARHVQIVVTDNQPEAEKTQQGVAGKRQWLVNDLGAKRDLLKAGLGWGHMPRHMVGDDLASGQLVELERRAWHLGSLTFMVSRRRGHDLSPCELRMVELLGKPCASRRILGGAQLQGKV, from the coding sequence ATGCTCGACAATGTCACCATCAACCAGCTGCGTGCCTTCGTTGCGGTATGCGACCAGGGAAGCTTTTCAGCTGCGGCGCACAAGCTCAGACGCGCCCAGTCGGCCATCAGCCATGCGATCAAGGCGCTGGAAAGCGCATTTGATGTCGAGCTGTTCGAACGAAACACACGGAAGGCGCAGCTCACCGCGGCGGGACACAGCCTCTTGCCGGACGCGCGTGCGGTTATCTCACGCACGGAAGAGATGAAGAACCGCGCCAGCGCTATCGCCAGCGCCGGGGCACCACAGGTTTCAATTGCGATCGACGCCTACTTCCCGCGTGCCCACCTGATCGACTGCTTGATGACGCTGCAAGCGGAGTTCAGCACCGCAGTGATCGACCTTCGGATCACCACCATGCAAGGCGGAGAGAAGCTGGTGCTCGAAGGCGTATGTGCCCTCGCTGTCACGATCCAGAACGTGCCCGAGGTCGACCCGGACGCCATGGAACGCCACTGGCTGTGCCAGGCGGACATGGTGACGGTATGCGCACCATCCCACCCGCTCGCTTCGATACTGAAACCCATCCCGAAGGACGAGTTTGCCCGACATGTTCAGATCGTCGTTACGGACAACCAGCCGGAAGCGGAAAAGACCCAACAGGGCGTCGCCGGCAAGCGCCAGTGGCTGGTCAATGACCTGGGCGCCAAACGCGATCTTCTCAAGGCCGGCCTGGGCTGGGGACACATGCCACGACACATGGTTGGCGACGATCTAGCGAGCGGACAGCTCGTCGAACTTGAACGCCGCGCCTGGCACCTCGGTTCGCTTACGTTCATGGTGTCGCGACGACGGGGACACGACCTTTCCCCATGCGAGTTGCGGATGGTCGAGCTGCTTGGTAAGCCTTGTGCATCGCGAAGAATATTGGGCGGCGCTCAGCTTCAGGGAAAGGTGTAA
- a CDS encoding haloacid dehalogenase type II — MNSTRACIFDAYGTLLDVHSAVMANADKVGDGAEAFSALWRQRQLEYSWTRGMMGKYADFWQLTIEALDFVLQAYGLEGRPGLKENLLNAYFELKAYPDAAKSLEMLKAQGYVTAILSNGSNDMLQGAIRAGNLGGLLDDCISADDIKTYKPDPSVYQLACDRLDVRPHQVCFVSSNSWDVAGAAAFGFNAVRINRNDAPLEYHCAPMKHQLKALAELPMLLSQARA; from the coding sequence ATGAATTCGACCCGTGCATGCATCTTTGATGCCTATGGCACCCTTCTGGACGTCCATTCCGCCGTGATGGCGAATGCAGATAAGGTGGGGGATGGAGCCGAGGCATTCTCGGCCCTATGGCGCCAACGCCAGCTTGAATACTCATGGACCCGCGGAATGATGGGGAAATATGCGGACTTCTGGCAACTGACCATTGAAGCGCTGGACTTCGTCCTGCAGGCCTATGGACTTGAAGGCCGGCCAGGCCTGAAAGAAAATCTGCTGAACGCCTACTTCGAACTGAAAGCCTACCCGGATGCCGCCAAGAGCCTTGAAATGCTGAAGGCTCAAGGCTACGTCACCGCCATCTTGTCCAATGGAAGCAATGACATGCTGCAGGGCGCGATACGCGCGGGCAATCTGGGCGGCTTGCTGGACGACTGCATCTCGGCGGATGATATCAAGACCTACAAGCCCGATCCCAGCGTATACCAACTGGCGTGCGACCGTCTCGACGTGCGCCCCCACCAGGTTTGCTTCGTGTCATCCAATTCATGGGATGTCGCGGGCGCGGCAGCGTTCGGGTTCAACGCTGTCCGCATCAACAGGAACGATGCGCCGCTTGAATATCATTGTGCTCCGATGAAGCATCAGTTGAAGGCCTTGGCTGAGCTGCCTATGCTGCTGTCTCAAGCGCGGGCATGA
- a CDS encoding TetR/AcrR family transcriptional regulator — MARPREFDEEAVLDKAVLCFWNQGYEATSVRDLINETGLTGASLYNAFGDKRALYQRALDHYVNCSVAQRIQSCDALPPREAIGAFFADIVQRSLSDPQHKGCMLVNAALELAPHDPEFQEVIAGVLMRIEHFFLEHLRAGQSDGSIGKSTPPELLAKHLLGVLMGVRVLARVRPEPGLLKGVVAPALSLLDIPDTP; from the coding sequence ATGGCCAGACCCCGTGAATTCGACGAGGAAGCAGTGCTCGACAAGGCAGTCCTGTGCTTCTGGAACCAGGGCTATGAGGCAACCTCGGTACGGGACCTGATCAATGAAACAGGCCTTACCGGAGCAAGCCTGTACAACGCATTTGGCGACAAGCGGGCGCTCTATCAAAGGGCACTGGACCACTATGTCAATTGCAGCGTCGCGCAGCGCATCCAGTCTTGCGATGCATTGCCGCCTCGCGAGGCGATAGGCGCATTCTTCGCCGATATCGTCCAGCGTTCGCTTAGCGATCCGCAGCATAAAGGATGCATGTTGGTCAACGCCGCTCTTGAGCTGGCCCCGCACGACCCTGAGTTTCAAGAGGTCATCGCCGGCGTTTTAATGCGGATCGAACACTTCTTTCTTGAACATCTGCGCGCGGGGCAGTCTGACGGGAGCATCGGCAAATCCACCCCGCCGGAACTCCTGGCCAAGCATCTTCTCGGCGTCCTGATGGGAGTGCGTGTCCTGGCGCGAGTCCGTCCCGAACCTGGACTTCTCAAAGGAGTAGTGGCGCCTGCACTGTCCCTTCTAGACATCCCCGACACACCATGA
- a CDS encoding helix-turn-helix domain-containing protein, with protein sequence MEQQEHVRQSERDSRYFADFATALRYWRDKRGYTQLRLSSESGISQRHISFLESGRSQASREMVLKLGIVLDIPLRERNVMLLAAGYAPAYRERRLSDPELAAVKQALDFMLAQQAPYPALVVDRLWNLVMANAPAATMMRWLLDMPNGAPLPSEGVNVLKLMLDPNGVRKHLQNWEDVCADLLHWIQREAMSDGLGSEAANLLGELAALPGISETTRLANLDARALPFLPMQIRKDGVALNLFTSIATMGTPHDVTVHELRIESFFPADEATARWFRERAAISEPV encoded by the coding sequence ATGGAACAACAAGAACATGTCCGGCAGAGTGAGCGCGACAGCCGCTACTTTGCCGATTTCGCCACGGCACTGCGCTACTGGCGCGACAAGCGTGGCTATACCCAGCTTCGGCTGTCGAGCGAGAGCGGTATCTCGCAGCGACACATCAGCTTCCTCGAAAGCGGCCGTTCGCAGGCGAGCCGCGAGATGGTTCTGAAACTTGGAATCGTCCTCGACATCCCGCTGCGCGAGCGCAACGTGATGCTGCTGGCGGCCGGCTATGCGCCGGCCTACCGGGAACGCCGCCTGTCCGATCCGGAACTGGCCGCGGTGAAGCAGGCCTTGGACTTCATGCTGGCCCAGCAAGCCCCGTATCCGGCGCTGGTGGTCGATCGGCTGTGGAATCTCGTGATGGCCAATGCGCCAGCGGCAACGATGATGCGCTGGCTGCTCGATATGCCGAACGGCGCTCCCCTGCCAAGCGAGGGTGTCAATGTGCTGAAACTGATGCTCGATCCGAATGGTGTTCGCAAGCACCTGCAGAACTGGGAAGACGTCTGCGCTGACCTGCTGCATTGGATCCAGCGTGAAGCAATGAGCGACGGCCTCGGGAGCGAGGCGGCGAACTTGCTCGGTGAATTGGCCGCATTGCCAGGGATCAGCGAGACGACCCGCTTGGCCAACCTCGATGCGCGCGCGCTGCCCTTCCTACCGATGCAGATTCGCAAGGATGGTGTCGCGCTGAACTTGTTCACTTCAATTGCCACCATGGGCACTCCGCACGACGTGACGGTGCACGAGTTGCGGATCGAATCGTTCTTTCCGGCTGACGAGGCCACGGCACGCTGGTTCCGTGAGCGCGCAGCGATATCGGAACCAGTGTGA
- a CDS encoding SDR family NAD(P)-dependent oxidoreductase produces MNRLNGKTAVITGGATGIGRAAAKRFIEEGAFVFIFGRRQEALDAAVADLGPNARAVKGSVSAPDDLDRLYAAVKAERGTLDIVFANAGTGGLLPLGKITAKHIDETFDTNVKGSIFTVQKALPLMGEGGSIILTGSSAGTTGAPAFSVYSASKAAVRNLVRTWAEDLKGTGIRINVLSPGPTATELAKAAVGEEGMKVFASMNPLQRMAEPAEIGAAAAFLASQDSSFMTASELAVDGGLAQI; encoded by the coding sequence ATGAACAGACTGAATGGAAAGACCGCCGTGATCACCGGCGGCGCCACCGGTATCGGCCGCGCCGCGGCTAAGCGCTTCATCGAGGAAGGCGCCTTCGTTTTCATCTTCGGCCGTCGGCAGGAAGCGCTTGACGCCGCTGTGGCCGACCTGGGCCCCAATGCGCGCGCGGTGAAGGGCTCCGTCTCCGCTCCGGACGACCTCGACCGCTTGTATGCGGCGGTGAAGGCGGAACGTGGAACTCTCGACATCGTCTTCGCCAACGCGGGGACGGGAGGCCTGCTTCCGCTTGGCAAGATCACCGCCAAGCACATTGATGAAACCTTCGACACCAATGTGAAGGGTTCGATTTTCACGGTCCAGAAGGCGCTGCCGTTGATGGGCGAGGGCGGTTCGATCATCCTCACTGGATCGAGCGCCGGCACGACGGGGGCGCCGGCATTCAGCGTCTACAGCGCGAGCAAGGCGGCAGTGCGCAACCTCGTGCGGACCTGGGCGGAGGACCTGAAAGGCACCGGCATCCGGATAAACGTGCTGTCGCCTGGGCCGACGGCGACTGAGCTTGCGAAAGCAGCAGTGGGCGAGGAGGGCATGAAGGTCTTCGCGTCGATGAATCCGCTCCAGCGCATGGCTGAGCCGGCGGAGATCGGAGCGGCGGCTGCGTTTCTCGCATCGCAGGACAGCAGTTTCATGACCGCCAGCGAGCTTGCCGTCGACGGCGGCCTGGCGCAAATCTGA
- the yghU gene encoding glutathione-dependent disulfide-bond oxidoreductase — protein sequence MTNFPEYTPPAVWTWNKPNGGAFASVNRPVAGPTHEKELPVGRHPLQLYSLATPNGQKVTIMLEELLALGHTGAEYDAWLIRIGEGDQFGSGFVDVNPNSKIPALMDRSGATPVRVFESGAILVYLAEKFDALLPTTQPARAECLSWLFWQMGSAPYLGGGFGHFYAYAPFKIEYAIDRYAMEVKRQLDVLDRRLAESEYLGGSEYTIADIAVFPWYGGLAKGWQYGAAEFLSVHEYTHVQRWADTILARPAVKRGRMVNRVSGDLSSQLHERHDADDFNTKTQDKLQGGSDEHQR from the coding sequence ATGACGAATTTTCCCGAGTACACACCGCCGGCAGTCTGGACTTGGAACAAGCCCAACGGGGGCGCTTTCGCGAGCGTGAACCGCCCGGTCGCGGGGCCGACGCACGAAAAGGAATTGCCGGTCGGACGCCATCCGCTCCAACTCTATTCCCTTGCCACGCCGAACGGCCAGAAGGTCACGATCATGCTGGAAGAGCTGCTGGCCTTGGGACACACCGGGGCGGAATACGACGCGTGGTTGATCCGCATCGGCGAGGGCGACCAGTTCGGCAGCGGTTTTGTGGACGTCAATCCAAATTCCAAGATCCCCGCCTTGATGGACCGTTCCGGCGCAACGCCTGTACGGGTGTTCGAGTCCGGCGCGATTCTGGTCTATCTTGCCGAAAAATTCGATGCCCTGTTGCCGACGACGCAACCTGCACGCGCGGAGTGCCTGTCCTGGCTGTTCTGGCAGATGGGCAGCGCGCCCTACCTGGGCGGCGGCTTCGGCCACTTCTACGCCTACGCGCCATTCAAGATCGAATACGCCATCGACCGCTATGCCATGGAGGTCAAGCGTCAGCTGGACGTGCTGGATCGCCGCCTGGCCGAAAGCGAATACCTGGGCGGCAGCGAATACACGATTGCCGACATCGCTGTGTTTCCTTGGTACGGGGGCTTGGCCAAGGGCTGGCAGTATGGCGCCGCTGAATTTCTATCGGTACACGAATACACGCACGTACAGCGCTGGGCCGACACGATTCTGGCAAGGCCCGCCGTCAAGCGCGGGCGCATGGTCAACCGTGTGTCGGGCGATCTCTCGTCCCAGTTGCACGAGCGCCACGACGCCGACGACTTCAACACGAAAACACAAGACAAGCTTCAAGGTGGCAGTGATGAACATCAGCGGTAA
- a CDS encoding nuclear transport factor 2 family protein, with the protein MSHPLAYFQSRNSAITWHVIDRDRTLQQNHAVAFDNACPQQPNHFSKEIPMTENTRPSIPAQIAAQYVGIWNENNPARRRTLIEQTFTAQASYLDPVMQAAGHDGLDAMISAAQAQFAGLHFHVSGTPDGHHDVVRFSWSLGADDAEHLAAGTDIAVVAPDGRIERITGFLDKMPS; encoded by the coding sequence GTGTCCCATCCGCTGGCGTATTTCCAATCGCGCAATAGCGCTATTACCTGGCACGTAATCGACCGGGATCGCACGCTGCAGCAAAATCATGCTGTTGCATTCGACAATGCTTGTCCGCAACAACCCAACCATTTTTCCAAGGAGATTCCCATGACCGAAAATACCCGTCCAAGCATCCCGGCCCAAATTGCCGCACAATATGTCGGCATTTGGAACGAAAACAATCCGGCACGCCGCCGCACGCTAATCGAACAGACATTTACGGCGCAGGCCAGTTACCTCGATCCGGTCATGCAGGCGGCTGGGCACGATGGCCTCGATGCGATGATCAGTGCCGCCCAAGCGCAATTTGCCGGCTTACACTTTCACGTGTCCGGAACGCCGGATGGACATCATGACGTCGTTCGCTTTTCGTGGTCCCTTGGTGCAGATGATGCCGAACACCTGGCGGCTGGCACCGATATTGCCGTTGTAGCGCCGGACGGACGCATCGAACGGATCACGGGTTTCCTTGACAAGATGCCTTCCTGA
- a CDS encoding NADPH-dependent F420 reductase, translating to MSYAIIGFGDIGQALAKAFARSGIEVSVATTRDPQSFASDAAAIGPEIIPKTLAEAVKADVIFLAVRYASHQEVAKALPTWKGKTIIDVTNAYGVPPEELGEQPSSKVVAKAFTGARLVKGFNHLAAAVLGRDPGIQGGRRVVFLTSDDDDAAAEVAALAEDLGFAPITLGGLAEGGLLVHGRGNSWGRLIFKDLVKFDR from the coding sequence ATGAGTTATGCGATTATTGGCTTCGGCGACATCGGCCAGGCTCTTGCCAAGGCCTTTGCCCGTAGCGGCATCGAGGTATCTGTTGCAACCACTCGCGACCCGCAGAGCTTTGCCTCCGACGCGGCCGCTATCGGCCCCGAGATCATTCCGAAGACGCTGGCGGAGGCCGTCAAGGCTGATGTCATCTTCCTGGCTGTGCGTTACGCCTCGCACCAGGAGGTAGCGAAGGCGCTGCCTACCTGGAAGGGAAAGACCATCATCGATGTGACCAATGCCTACGGCGTGCCCCCTGAAGAACTGGGAGAACAGCCTTCTTCCAAGGTCGTCGCCAAGGCCTTTACGGGTGCAAGGCTGGTCAAGGGTTTCAATCACCTGGCCGCTGCCGTTCTGGGCCGGGACCCCGGCATACAGGGTGGCAGAAGAGTCGTGTTCCTGACGAGCGACGATGACGACGCCGCAGCGGAGGTTGCCGCGCTAGCGGAAGATCTCGGCTTCGCCCCGATCACACTTGGCGGGCTTGCGGAAGGCGGGCTGCTTGTTCACGGGCGGGGAAACAGCTGGGGCCGGCTGATCTTTAAGGACTTGGTTAAGTTTGACCGATGA
- the gcvH gene encoding glycine cleavage system protein GcvH — MNLPSDRKYTSSHEWVKAEGDLLMVGITDNAQDQLGDLVFVGDVNPGTSLKAGETAGVVESVKAASDIYAPVDGEIVAFNEDLNDQPNLINEAAFDTWIFKIKPVNAADADGLLDGAGYEAIVNAG, encoded by the coding sequence ATGAATCTTCCTAGCGACCGCAAATACACCTCTTCACACGAGTGGGTAAAAGCCGAGGGCGACCTGCTGATGGTCGGCATCACCGATAACGCACAAGATCAGCTGGGCGACCTGGTTTTTGTGGGCGACGTCAATCCCGGCACCAGCCTCAAAGCGGGCGAGACCGCCGGCGTGGTGGAATCGGTCAAGGCCGCTTCCGACATCTACGCGCCCGTGGACGGGGAAATCGTTGCCTTCAACGAAGACCTTAACGATCAGCCCAACCTGATCAACGAAGCCGCCTTCGACACCTGGATCTTCAAGATCAAGCCTGTCAATGCCGCCGATGCCGACGGCCTGCTGGATGGCGCCGGCTACGAAGCCATCGTCAACGCCGGCTGA
- a CDS encoding GNAT family N-acetyltransferase: MTKPIIRPETPEDVAVIQAVIESAFLGAPHANRNEQFILAALRDAGALTLSLVAVVDESIVGNVAVSPVSISDGAPGWFGVGPVAVVPDLQRRGIGSELMREALARLSEQGASGCVVLGDPSYYQRFGFTNNAGLVLPDIPPQYFMVRPFGQAVPTGTVTYHQAFSAPE, encoded by the coding sequence ATGACGAAACCGATCATTCGCCCCGAAACCCCAGAAGATGTTGCGGTCATTCAGGCAGTTATTGAATCAGCATTTCTGGGTGCACCTCATGCGAACCGGAACGAGCAGTTCATTCTCGCCGCACTGCGCGATGCCGGTGCGTTGACCCTTTCCCTGGTTGCTGTAGTGGACGAATCTATAGTTGGAAATGTCGCGGTTTCGCCGGTTTCCATATCCGACGGAGCCCCAGGATGGTTTGGTGTTGGCCCTGTTGCAGTCGTCCCCGACCTGCAGCGACGTGGAATTGGGTCCGAACTAATGCGCGAGGCACTTGCGAGGCTTTCCGAACAAGGAGCATCGGGCTGCGTCGTCCTTGGCGACCCGTCCTACTACCAGCGATTCGGTTTTACCAACAATGCTGGGCTCGTGTTGCCAGACATACCACCCCAATACTTCATGGTACGGCCGTTTGGGCAAGCAGTGCCGACCGGTACGGTCACCTACCATCAGGCATTCAGCGCGCCCGAGTGA